From Triticum urartu cultivar G1812 chromosome 2, Tu2.1, whole genome shotgun sequence, a single genomic window includes:
- the LOC125537548 gene encoding probable WRKY transcription factor 57: protein MAGVECGGGDWPFSAEEAYADSSALLAEIGWAAGFVDDACAGELLPPLDPPPATPTGSMEGAGASSSSTDDGATREAADADGRPAAATEAASKPAPAPAPGKTMKKQKRARHPRFAFMTKTEIDHLEDGYRWRKYGQKAVKNSPFPRSYYRCTNNKCTVKKRVERSSDDPSVVITTYEGQHCHHTVTFPRGAGAATLASQMAFSAHHHHHLMYNDLPALHSPTTQNALFSVPAMSSSLLQPLHCNRQELQVASYTTQASSISSPGSVPAVDKGLLDDMVPPAMRHG from the exons ATGGCCGGCGTCGAGTGCGGCGGTGGGGACTGGCCCTTCTCCGCCGAGGAAGCGTACGCCGATTCCTCTGCGCTGTTGGCGGAGATCGGCTGGGCGGCCGGTTTTGTCGACGACGCCTGCGCCGGGGAGCTGCTTCCGCCGCTGGATCCGCCTCCGGCCACACCAACGGGGTCCATGGAAGGGGCCGGCGCCTCGTCGAGCTCCACCGATGACGGTGCCACGCGGGAGGCTGCGGACGCCGACGGCAGGCCGGCCGCCGCGACAGAGGCAGC GAGCAAGCCGGCGCCGGCGCCAGCCCCGGGGAAGACgatgaaaaagcagaagcgggcGCGGCACCCACGGTTCGCGTTCATGACCAAGACAGAGATAGACCACCTCGAGGACGGATACCGCTGGAGGAAGTACGGACAGAAGGCCGTCAAGAACAGTCCTTTCCCAAG GAGCTACTACCGGTGCACCAACAACAAGTGCACAGTGAAGAAGCGCGTGGAGCGCTCCTCTGACGACCCCTCCGTCGTCATCACCACCTACGAGGGCCAGCACTGCCACCACACCGTCACCTTCCCACGCGGCGCCGGCGCCGCCACCCTCGCCAGCCAGATGGCCTTCTCGgcacaccaccaccaccacctcatGTACAACGACTTGCCGGCGCTGCACTCGCCGACCACTCAAAACGCACTCTTCAGCGTGCCGGCGATGTCGTCGTCGCTGCTCCAGCCGCTACACTGCAACCGACAGGAGCTACAAGTTGCGAGCTACACAACCCAGGCATCGTCCATCTCGTCGCCGGGGAGTGTTCCCGCCGTCGACAAGGGGCTTCTGGATGACATGGTGCCTCCAGCGATGAGGCACGGATAG